A single window of Pogona vitticeps strain Pit_001003342236 chromosome 11, PviZW2.1, whole genome shotgun sequence DNA harbors:
- the AGTR2 gene encoding type-2 angiotensin II receptor, whose translation MPERSRPAHVPLPEANMHSSNDSLATATRGTFQDLLHPSPTNVSARSSPCPILPSTYQFVLIPVLYCIIFILGLVGNSIVIAVLCWQRNPKTVANVYLLNLAVADLLAMTTVPFWAVYYAYGYNWLFGSVMCKLSGSVLCLTMFASIFFITCMSMNRYQAIVHPFQSQQGTLQQAFATVLVVWGLAALASLPTFYFRDTKYIKELDVTACIMAYPSEKYSDWSAGTALMKNTLGFLIPLAIIMACYVWIRVHLMKARGFRKSKQMRDHALKLVAAVVVAFLICWLPFHVLTFLDALSWMSVISNCQVTSVLDAALPFGLSMGFTNSCINPLLYYFIGRQFRDKLQHLFKLSLYRFNSNREIFCSSQTSSLKTTKSLVGAEQRGDTDRPQTPLWVP comes from the coding sequence ATGCCTGAGAGATCTCGGCCAGCTCACGTCCCTCTGCCAGAGGCCAACATGCACTCCAGTAACGATTCTCTCGCCACGGCTACCAGAGGGACCTTCCAGGATCTTCTCCACCCGTCCCCAACCAACGTCTCAGCCCGGTCGTCcccctgccccatcctccccTCCACTTACCAGTTTGTTCTCATCCCGGTCCTCTACTGCATCATCTTCATCCTTGGGCTGGTCGGGAACAGCATCGTGATCGCCGTGCTGTGTTGGCAGAGGAACCCCAAGACGGTGGCCAACGTCTACCTCCTCAACCTGGCTGTGGCGGATCTCCTAGCTATGACGACAGTCCCCTTCTGGGCCGTTTACTACGCCTACGGATACAACTGGCTTTTTGGCTCGGTGATGTGTAAGCTCTCGGGCTCCGTCCTCTGCCTGACCATGTTCGCCAGCATCTTCTTCATCACATGCATGAGCATGAATCGCTACCAGGCCATTGTCCACCCATTCCAGTCCCAGCAGGGGACGCTCCAGCAGGCGTTCGCCACTGTGCTGGTGGTTTGGGGGCTGGCCGCCTTGGCATCTCTGCCCACCTTCTACTTCCGGGACACCAAATACATCAAAGAGTTGGACGTGACCGCCTGCATCATGGCTTATCCTTCGGAGAAGTACTCCGACTGGTCGGCGGGAACAGCCCTGATGAAAAACACCCTGGGCTTCCTGATCCCTCTGGCCATCATCATGGCGTGCTACGTATGGATCCGCGTGCACCTGATGAAGGCTCGGGGTTTTCGGAAATCCAAGCAAATGAGGGACCACGCGTTGAAGCTGGTGGCCGCCGTGGTGGTGGCCTTCTTGATCTGCTGGCTCCCCTTCCACGTCCTGACATTTCTGGACGCCCTGTCATGGATGTCTGTGATCAGCAACTGCCAAGTCACGTCTGTCCTCGATGCTGCTCTGCCGTTCGGGCTCTCCATGGGCTTCACCAACAGCTGCATCAACCCGCTGCTGTACTATTTCATCGGAAGACAATTCCGGGACAAACTGCAACACTTGTTTAAGCTGAGCCTCTACCGGTTCAACAGTAACCGGGAAATCTTTTGCTCCAGCCAGACCAGCTCTCTCAAAACCACCAAGTCCCTGGTGGGCGCAGAGCAAAGAGGAGACACAGACAGGCCACAGACCCCTCTATGGGTTCCTTGA